A window from Enterocloster bolteae encodes these proteins:
- a CDS encoding MATE family efflux transporter, translating to MEGKVVKGNRITEGSIFGQLLLFFFPILFGTFFQQLYNTADAMVVGRFVGKQALAAVGGSTSTLINLLVGFFVGLSSGATVVISQFYGARKADKVHWAVHTSIAFSVIGGIIFMIVGLVGSPWALEAMKTPEDVMGHAVVYIRIYFLGIIVNLVYNMGAGILRAVGDSRRPLYFLIASCFTNIILDVLLVAVLGMGVAGAALATITSQLLSAVLVVLALMKTDDMYKLEWKKVRIDQRMLQRIVRIGIPAGMQSVMYNISNVIIQAGVNTLGTDNVTAWATYGKVDGLYWMMINALGISATTFVGQNFGAGRLDRVRKGAGACMVIGVVLTASVGVVLYNGGHLLVELFTTDQQVQAISMDLLHFMVPTFITYIAIEILSGTLRGVGDAWMPLIITGIGVCAVRVLWIMFVLPHYHTIIGAAFCYPLTWSLTTVAFVIYYYFFSSLRRWKLKPLKKRFGVYKPF from the coding sequence ATGGAGGGAAAGGTTGTAAAGGGAAACCGTATTACGGAAGGAAGCATTTTCGGACAGCTGCTGCTGTTTTTCTTTCCCATATTGTTCGGGACATTTTTCCAGCAGCTTTATAATACGGCGGATGCCATGGTGGTGGGCCGCTTTGTGGGAAAGCAGGCCCTGGCCGCAGTAGGAGGAAGCACCAGCACCCTGATTAACCTGCTGGTGGGTTTCTTTGTGGGATTGTCCAGCGGTGCCACGGTGGTCATATCTCAGTTTTACGGTGCCAGGAAGGCGGATAAGGTCCACTGGGCCGTACATACATCCATTGCTTTTTCCGTTATTGGGGGCATTATCTTTATGATTGTGGGACTGGTGGGATCGCCCTGGGCCCTGGAGGCCATGAAAACGCCGGAGGATGTCATGGGCCATGCGGTGGTGTATATCCGGATCTATTTCCTGGGAATCATAGTCAACCTGGTCTACAACATGGGCGCCGGAATCCTGCGTGCTGTCGGAGATTCCAGGCGGCCCCTGTATTTCCTCATTGCCAGCTGTTTTACCAACATCATTCTGGATGTGCTGCTGGTGGCAGTGCTGGGGATGGGAGTGGCGGGCGCTGCCCTGGCTACCATCACTTCCCAGCTTTTAAGCGCAGTCCTGGTGGTCCTGGCCCTTATGAAAACCGATGATATGTATAAGCTGGAATGGAAGAAGGTGCGCATTGACCAGAGGATGCTCCAGAGAATTGTGCGTATCGGTATCCCCGCGGGAATGCAGTCCGTCATGTATAATATATCCAATGTCATCATCCAGGCCGGCGTCAATACCCTGGGAACCGACAATGTGACTGCGTGGGCCACCTACGGCAAGGTGGACGGTCTCTACTGGATGATGATCAATGCCCTTGGCATATCTGCCACTACCTTTGTGGGACAGAACTTCGGAGCCGGCCGCCTGGACCGCGTGCGCAAGGGAGCCGGTGCCTGCATGGTGATCGGTGTGGTGCTGACAGCGTCCGTGGGAGTGGTCCTGTATAACGGCGGCCATCTGCTGGTGGAGCTGTTTACCACGGACCAGCAGGTCCAGGCCATCAGTATGGATTTGCTGCATTTCATGGTTCCTACCTTTATTACCTATATTGCCATTGAGATACTATCCGGTACCCTGAGGGGGGTGGGGGACGCATGGATGCCCCTTATCATTACGGGCATCGGCGTGTGCGCGGTCCGGGTGCTGTGGATTATGTTTGTTCTGCCTCATTACCACACCATCATCGGCGCTGCCTTCTGCTATCCTTTGACCTGGAGCCTGACCACGGTTGCCTTTGTGATTTATTATTACTTTTTCAGCAGTCTCAGACGCTGGAAGCTTAAGCCGCTTAAAAAACGCTTCGGCGTGTATAAGCCATTCTGA
- a CDS encoding HPr family phosphocarrier protein — MTTKEVMFDSVEDVKRFVQQSEKQPEDIDVCCGSCMVDGKSILGILSLGIHKKLNVVIHD; from the coding sequence ATGACCACTAAGGAAGTTATGTTTGATTCGGTGGAGGATGTAAAGCGGTTTGTCCAGCAGAGCGAGAAGCAGCCGGAAGATATCGACGTGTGCTGCGGCAGCTGCATGGTGGACGGAAAGTCCATACTGGGAATTCTCAGCCTGGGGATTCATAAAAAATTGAATGTTGTGATTCATGACTGA
- the nudC gene encoding NAD(+) diphosphatase, with amino-acid sequence MIQDIAPHTYDPVFRRKKPEDRDYLLHYEYNKVMLIKSGRGSVIPTFGELGAEGDFSAQAEYLFSIDDRAYYCVTDMKVPEFGGFYMEPLTVFRNFEPLHQAFAGITGSQLYRWMQSRRFCGGCGAKTEPSLKERALVCPSCGQTEYPKISPAVIVAITNGDKLLMSRYARGAYRNYALIAGFVEIGETFEDCVRREVMEEVGLRVKNIRYYKSQPWAFSDTEMVGFTAELDGDDTICLEEEELCEAGWFTRDEIVEYGPYISVGHEMMKAFKDGKI; translated from the coding sequence ATGATTCAGGATATTGCGCCGCATACATATGACCCTGTATTCAGGAGGAAGAAGCCGGAAGACAGGGATTACCTGCTCCACTACGAATATAATAAGGTAATGCTTATCAAAAGCGGAAGGGGGAGTGTGATTCCCACCTTCGGGGAACTGGGGGCGGAAGGAGATTTTTCGGCACAGGCCGAGTACCTGTTTTCCATTGATGACAGGGCCTATTACTGTGTGACGGATATGAAAGTGCCGGAATTCGGAGGATTCTATATGGAGCCTCTGACTGTGTTCCGGAATTTTGAACCTCTGCACCAGGCATTTGCGGGGATAACGGGCAGCCAGCTCTACCGGTGGATGCAGAGCAGACGGTTCTGCGGCGGCTGCGGAGCGAAGACAGAACCCAGCCTGAAGGAGCGCGCCCTGGTCTGTCCTTCCTGCGGACAGACGGAGTACCCTAAAATCAGTCCGGCTGTCATCGTGGCCATTACCAATGGGGACAAGCTGCTCATGTCCCGCTATGCCAGAGGCGCTTACCGAAACTATGCGCTGATTGCCGGATTTGTGGAAATCGGAGAGACCTTTGAGGACTGCGTGCGCAGGGAGGTCATGGAGGAAGTGGGCCTCAGGGTGAAGAATATCCGCTACTATAAAAGCCAGCCCTGGGCATTTTCCGATACGGAGATGGTGGGATTTACGGCAGAGCTGGACGGGGATGACACCATATGTCTGGAGGAAGAGGAGCTGTGCGAGGCCGGCTGGTTTACACGGGATGAAATCGTGGAATACGGACCTTATATCAGCGTGGGACATGAGATGATGAAGGCGTTTAAGGATGGAAAGATATAG
- a CDS encoding HAD family hydrolase yields the protein MNRKDYILFDLDGTLTDPKEGITKSVQHALEHFGIQTDDLDSLTPFIGPPLRDSFKRYYGFSDEQAWEGVQAYREYFSVRGWVQNKEYPGIKEMLEALKEAGRVLLVATSKPEEFAKKILDHFDMAEYFDFIGGADMGETRVRKADVIRYVLEQCGLESDDETIGRCVMVGDREHDVLGARECGMECVGVLYGYGDRQEMDACRPAWIAETVKDLRDLLLSL from the coding sequence ATGAACCGTAAGGATTATATTTTATTTGACCTGGATGGAACTCTGACAGACCCTAAGGAGGGAATCACCAAATCGGTGCAGCATGCACTGGAGCATTTCGGCATACAGACAGATGATCTGGATAGCCTGACACCTTTCATCGGGCCGCCTCTGAGGGACAGCTTCAAGAGGTATTACGGCTTTTCCGATGAGCAGGCATGGGAGGGGGTGCAGGCATACCGGGAGTATTTCAGCGTCCGGGGCTGGGTCCAGAACAAGGAGTATCCCGGCATAAAGGAAATGCTGGAAGCCCTGAAGGAAGCAGGAAGAGTGCTGTTAGTGGCAACCTCCAAACCGGAGGAGTTTGCCAAGAAGATACTGGATCACTTTGACATGGCAGAGTATTTTGATTTCATCGGCGGTGCCGATATGGGGGAAACCCGGGTGCGCAAGGCGGATGTAATCCGGTATGTGCTGGAACAGTGCGGCCTGGAGTCGGACGATGAGACAATCGGACGCTGTGTAATGGTGGGAGACAGGGAGCACGATGTCCTGGGGGCCAGGGAGTGCGGCATGGAATGCGTGGGCGTACTCTACGGATATGGGGACCGCCAGGAGATGGATGCGTGCAGGCCTGCCTGGATTGCAGAGACGGTGAAGGATTTAAGGGATTTGCTTCTGTCACTATAA
- the ilvN gene encoding acetolactate synthase small subunit, with product MDDRIVLSLLVDNTAGVLARVAGLFSRRGYNIESLTVGVTADPRYSRMTVVSLGDQTVLEQIKNQLNKLEDVRDIKELQPDRSVYRELMMVKVRANASDRQSVSAISSIFRATIVDVGKDSLTVMLTGDQSKLDALINLLEDYEILELARTGLTGLERGAEDIRMLP from the coding sequence ATGGACGACAGAATCGTGTTATCGCTGCTTGTGGACAATACTGCAGGTGTGCTGGCCCGTGTAGCAGGGCTGTTCAGCCGCCGCGGATACAATATTGAGAGTCTGACTGTAGGTGTCACCGCTGACCCGCGGTACTCCAGGATGACCGTGGTTTCCCTGGGAGACCAGACCGTCCTGGAACAGATAAAGAACCAGCTCAATAAACTGGAGGATGTAAGGGATATCAAGGAGCTGCAGCCGGACCGTTCCGTATACAGGGAACTGATGATGGTGAAGGTGCGTGCCAATGCCAGCGACCGCCAGTCTGTCAGCGCCATATCCAGTATCTTCCGCGCCACCATCGTGGATGTGGGAAAGGATTCACTGACCGTTATGCTGACAGGAGACCAGTCCAAGCTGGATGCGCTTATTAACCTGCTGGAGGATTATGAAATCCTGGAGCTGGCCAGAACCGGCCTTACTGGCCTGGAGCGGGGCGCAGAGGATATCAGGATGCTTCCGTAA
- the ilvC gene encoding ketol-acid reductoisomerase: MPKIYYQEDCNLSLLEGKTIAVIGYGSQGHAHALNLKESGCNVIVGLYEGSRSWKKAQEQGFEVYTAAEASKKADVIMILINDEKQAAMYKESIAPNLRPGMMLMFAHGFAIHFGQIVPPKDVDVTMIAPKAPGHTVRSEYQRGRGTPCLVAVYQDATGKAMDMALAYGQGIGGARAGILETTFRVETETDLFGEQAVLCGGVCALMKAGFETLVEAGYAPENAYFECVHEMKLIVDLIYESGFAGMRYSISNTAEYGDYITGPKIVTDETKKAMKKILSDIQDGSFAKEWLLENQVGCPHFNAMRKNEAEQPLEKVGAELRKLYSWNDTDKLINN; encoded by the coding sequence ATGCCAAAGATTTATTATCAGGAAGATTGTAATTTGTCATTACTGGAGGGCAAGACCATTGCTGTGATCGGTTACGGCAGCCAGGGACATGCACATGCTTTAAACTTAAAGGAGTCAGGATGCAATGTAATCGTAGGATTGTATGAGGGCAGCCGTTCCTGGAAGAAAGCACAGGAGCAGGGATTCGAGGTATATACAGCAGCAGAGGCATCCAAGAAAGCAGATGTCATCATGATTCTGATCAACGATGAGAAGCAGGCAGCCATGTATAAGGAGTCCATCGCGCCAAACCTGCGCCCTGGAATGATGCTGATGTTTGCCCATGGCTTCGCCATCCACTTCGGACAGATTGTTCCGCCTAAGGATGTGGACGTTACCATGATCGCTCCCAAGGCACCGGGACATACCGTGAGAAGCGAATATCAGAGGGGCAGAGGAACCCCATGTCTGGTTGCTGTTTACCAGGATGCCACAGGCAAGGCCATGGATATGGCGCTGGCTTATGGACAGGGAATCGGCGGCGCAAGGGCAGGTATCCTGGAGACTACCTTCAGAGTAGAGACCGAGACCGACCTGTTTGGTGAGCAGGCAGTGCTCTGCGGCGGCGTGTGCGCCCTGATGAAGGCCGGATTTGAGACCCTGGTGGAAGCAGGCTATGCTCCTGAGAATGCATACTTTGAGTGTGTGCATGAGATGAAGCTGATTGTGGATCTGATTTATGAGAGCGGTTTTGCAGGCATGCGTTATTCCATTTCCAATACAGCTGAGTACGGCGATTATATCACCGGACCAAAGATTGTAACCGACGAGACAAAGAAGGCCATGAAGAAGATTCTGTCCGATATCCAGGACGGCTCCTTTGCAAAAGAGTGGCTTCTTGAGAACCAGGTTGGCTGCCCGCATTTCAATGCCATGAGGAAGAACGAGGCAGAGCAGCCTCTTGAGAAGGTGGGAGCTGAGCTGAGAAAGCTTTACAGCTGGAATGATACGGACAAACTGATCAACAACTAA
- a CDS encoding LysR family transcriptional regulator — protein sequence MEQNLSQYKIFYEVAKAGNISKAAKELYISQPAISKAISKLEDSLGLSLFTRSSRGVQLTSEGEILFEHTREAFDALDRGEQELKRIQEFDIGHLRIGVSNTLCKYILLPYLKTFIDQYPHMKVTIESQATAQTLARLEQQKIDLGLVAEPSVRRDLAFIPVMDIQDTFVTTPNYLENLYLREGQDTSLFETGNIMLLDTSNMTRHHVDEYMAENNIFPHQILEVTTMDLLIEFAKIGLGIACVIKELVQKELDSGMLVEIPLDIPIHRRTIGFAYHPANQAMALKTFLEFLY from the coding sequence ATGGAACAGAACCTGTCCCAATACAAGATATTTTATGAAGTGGCCAAAGCCGGCAACATTTCCAAGGCAGCAAAGGAACTTTACATCAGCCAGCCAGCCATCAGCAAGGCCATCAGCAAGCTGGAGGACAGCCTTGGCCTGTCCCTGTTTACCCGAAGCTCCCGCGGAGTGCAGCTCACCTCTGAGGGTGAAATATTATTTGAACATACCAGGGAGGCATTTGACGCCCTGGACCGGGGCGAGCAGGAACTGAAGCGGATTCAGGAATTCGACATCGGCCACTTGCGGATCGGTGTGAGCAACACACTGTGCAAATATATTCTGCTTCCCTATCTTAAGACCTTCATTGACCAGTATCCCCACATGAAGGTCACCATAGAGAGCCAGGCCACGGCCCAGACCCTGGCCCGGCTGGAACAGCAGAAGATCGACCTGGGCCTGGTTGCCGAGCCTTCGGTGCGCCGTGACCTGGCCTTTATCCCGGTCATGGATATCCAGGACACCTTTGTCACCACCCCCAATTATCTGGAGAACCTGTACCTGAGGGAAGGGCAGGACACCAGCCTGTTTGAGACCGGAAATATCATGCTTCTTGACACCAGCAACATGACCCGCCACCATGTGGACGAATACATGGCGGAAAACAACATCTTTCCCCATCAGATTCTGGAAGTGACCACCATGGACCTGCTGATTGAGTTTGCCAAGATTGGCCTGGGTATTGCCTGCGTCATCAAGGAGTTGGTGCAGAAGGAGCTGGACAGCGGCATGCTGGTGGAGATTCCTCTGGATATCCCCATCCACCGCAGGACCATCGGCTTCGCCTATCACCCGGCCAACCAGGCCATGGCCCTAAAAACATTTCTGGAGTTTTTGTACTGA
- the leuC gene encoding 3-isopropylmalate dehydratase large subunit, with protein MGMTMSQKILAAHAGLEEVKAGQLIEADLDLVLGNDITSPVAINEMKKMDRKTVFDKDKIALVMDHFIPNKDIKSAENCKCCREFACRHEITNYFDVGDMGIEHALLPEKGLVVAGDAVIGADSHTCTYGALGAFSTGVGSTDMAAGMVTGKAWFKVPSAIKFQLVGKPAKWVSGKDVILHIIGMIGVDGALYKSMEFVGEGIRNLSMDDRFTICNMAIEAGGKNGIFPVDELAVEYMKEHSKREFTVYEADEDAEYDETYVIDLSELKPTVSFPHLPSNTRTIDQVGEVKVDQAVIGSCTNGRIEDMRIAAEVLKGRKIAKGVRCIVIPATQSIYLQAMKEGLLEIFIEAGAVVSTPTCGPCLGGYMGILAAGERCISTTNRNFVGRMGHVDSEVYLASPAVAAASAVAGKIICPCQLD; from the coding sequence ATGGGAATGACCATGAGCCAGAAAATCCTGGCTGCCCACGCAGGACTTGAGGAAGTGAAGGCGGGACAGCTTATAGAGGCGGATTTGGATTTAGTGCTGGGAAACGACATCACTTCTCCGGTTGCCATTAACGAGATGAAGAAGATGGACAGAAAGACCGTATTTGATAAGGATAAGATTGCCCTGGTTATGGACCATTTTATCCCGAACAAGGATATAAAGTCGGCTGAGAACTGCAAGTGCTGCAGGGAGTTTGCCTGCCGCCATGAGATAACCAATTATTTCGATGTGGGCGACATGGGAATTGAGCATGCCCTTCTTCCTGAAAAGGGATTGGTGGTGGCCGGAGACGCGGTCATTGGCGCGGATTCCCACACATGTACATACGGAGCCCTGGGAGCGTTTTCCACAGGCGTGGGGAGCACGGATATGGCAGCCGGCATGGTGACCGGCAAGGCCTGGTTCAAGGTGCCCTCCGCCATTAAATTCCAGCTGGTGGGCAAGCCCGCGAAGTGGGTCAGCGGCAAGGATGTAATCTTACATATTATAGGTATGATTGGTGTGGACGGAGCCCTGTATAAATCCATGGAGTTTGTGGGAGAGGGAATCAGGAATCTTTCCATGGACGACCGCTTTACCATCTGCAACATGGCAATTGAGGCCGGCGGAAAGAACGGAATCTTCCCTGTGGATGAGCTGGCTGTGGAGTATATGAAGGAGCATTCCAAACGTGAATTTACCGTATACGAGGCGGATGAGGACGCGGAGTATGATGAGACATATGTGATTGATTTGTCCGAATTAAAGCCCACGGTATCCTTCCCCCATCTTCCCTCCAATACCAGGACCATTGACCAGGTAGGAGAGGTAAAGGTGGACCAGGCGGTTATCGGTTCCTGTACCAACGGCCGTATTGAGGATATGAGAATCGCGGCGGAGGTATTAAAGGGCAGAAAGATTGCAAAGGGTGTGCGCTGCATCGTGATTCCGGCCACCCAGTCCATCTACCTTCAGGCCATGAAGGAAGGGCTTCTGGAGATTTTCATTGAGGCCGGAGCCGTGGTGAGCACGCCTACCTGCGGTCCGTGTCTGGGCGGCTATATGGGTATCCTTGCGGCCGGGGAGAGATGTATCTCCACAACAAACCGTAACTTTGTGGGACGTATGGGACACGTGGATTCAGAGGTATATCTGGCCAGCCCGGCCGTGGCTGCCGCAAGTGCCGTGGCGGGTAAAATCATCTGCCCCTGCCAGCTGGATTAA
- the leuD gene encoding 3-isopropylmalate dehydratase small subunit, with protein MKACGHVFKYGDNVDTDVIIPARYLNATQGDELAKHCMEDIDKEFVNQVQKGDIIVANKNFGCGSSREHAPLAIKCAGVSCVIAETFARIFYRNSINIGLPIIECGSAARSIEAGDEVEVDFDSGIITNKTKGETYKGQSFPPFMQKIISAGGLVNYINGQ; from the coding sequence ATGAAAGCATGCGGACACGTTTTTAAATACGGCGACAATGTGGATACGGATGTCATTATCCCGGCCAGATATTTAAACGCCACCCAGGGCGACGAGCTGGCTAAACATTGTATGGAGGATATTGACAAGGAATTTGTAAATCAGGTCCAGAAGGGGGACATCATTGTGGCCAACAAGAATTTTGGCTGCGGTTCTTCCAGGGAACATGCGCCTCTGGCCATCAAGTGCGCGGGAGTGAGCTGCGTTATCGCGGAGACATTTGCCCGTATCTTCTACCGGAATTCCATTAACATCGGCCTTCCCATCATTGAGTGTGGGTCGGCGGCCAGATCCATAGAGGCAGGGGATGAGGTGGAGGTCGATTTTGACAGCGGAATCATCACCAACAAGACAAAGGGAGAGACGTATAAGGGCCAGTCCTTCCCGCCCTTCATGCAGAAAATCATATCGGCAGGCGGCCTGGTGAATTACATTAACGGACAATAG
- a CDS encoding LysR family transcriptional regulator has protein sequence MELREIAAFIQVAQLKSFSKAAKQLGYSQAAVTIQIKQLEQELNVHLFDRIGKQTTLTHQGALFYEHAVSVMKELEHARDAVTHVSELTGSLCLGTIESICATIFPELLREYHRLYPKVNVRLITDSPETLLEMMNSNAIDIVYFLDKRMYDSKWIKVLEEPEDIVFVTASGHPFVGRDSLDLDLVIDQPFILTERNASYRFILDQYLAAQGKEIHPFLEIGNTEFIISLLRKNLGVSFLPEFTIHQDIINGELAVLDVRDFYMRTWRQIVYHKDKWVTREMDAFLRLAT, from the coding sequence ATGGAGCTACGGGAGATTGCCGCCTTTATCCAGGTGGCGCAGTTAAAGAGCTTTTCCAAGGCAGCCAAGCAGCTGGGTTATTCCCAGGCAGCCGTCACCATCCAAATCAAGCAGCTGGAGCAGGAGCTGAACGTCCATCTCTTCGACCGCATCGGCAAACAGACCACCCTGACCCACCAGGGAGCCCTGTTCTATGAACACGCTGTCTCCGTCATGAAGGAGCTGGAACATGCCAGGGATGCGGTCACCCATGTATCGGAGCTAACCGGAAGCCTGTGCCTGGGGACCATTGAATCCATTTGCGCCACCATATTCCCGGAGCTTTTAAGGGAATACCACCGGCTCTACCCCAAGGTCAACGTAAGGCTCATCACCGACTCCCCCGAGACGCTGCTGGAGATGATGAACAGCAATGCCATTGATATAGTGTATTTCCTGGATAAGCGTATGTATGACAGCAAATGGATAAAAGTCCTGGAGGAGCCGGAGGACATTGTGTTCGTCACTGCCTCCGGCCATCCCTTTGTGGGCAGGGACAGCCTGGACCTGGACCTGGTCATAGACCAGCCCTTTATCCTCACCGAGCGAAACGCCAGCTACCGTTTCATCCTGGACCAGTATCTGGCGGCCCAGGGCAAGGAGATACACCCCTTTCTGGAGATTGGCAACACGGAATTCATCATCAGCCTGCTGAGAAAGAACCTGGGGGTTTCCTTTCTTCCGGAATTCACCATACACCAGGATATTATCAACGGGGAGCTGGCCGTCCTGGATGTCAGGGATTTTTACATGAGAACCTGGCGTCAGATTGTTTACCACAAGGATAAATGGGTCACCAGGGAGATGGACGCTTTTCTGCGTCTGGCAACGTAG
- a CDS encoding serine dehydratase subunit alpha family protein — MEKTNVKYGAYVQILKEELLPAMGCTEPIALAYAAATARKVLGELPDRVVVGASGSIIKNVKSVIVPNTNHLKGIPAAAAAGIVAGDSDKELEVIAEVTPDETRQMKEFLDDTEIRVEHVDNGITFDIIVTLYKGDSYAKVRIANYHTNIVLIEKNGEILKQVEVAGEEEEGLTDRSLLNMEDIWDFINTVDIEDIREVLDRQIKYNWAIAQEGLKGDYGANIGSVLLEMSGNDVRTRAKAMAAAGSDARMNGCELPVIINSGSGNQGITASVPVLVYAEEFKVDEDKKYRALALSNLTAIHQKTPIGRLSAYCGAVSAGAGAGAGIAYLCGGGFKEVVHTVVNALAIVSGIVCDGAKASCAAKIASAVDAGILGYNMYIRGQQFYGGDGIVTKGVEATLKNVGRLGKEGMKETNEEIIKIMIGE; from the coding sequence ATGGAGAAAACAAATGTTAAGTACGGAGCTTATGTTCAAATTCTGAAGGAGGAGCTGCTTCCGGCCATGGGATGTACGGAGCCCATTGCCCTTGCCTATGCGGCGGCCACGGCCAGGAAAGTGCTGGGAGAGCTGCCGGACCGTGTTGTGGTGGGAGCCAGCGGAAGCATCATCAAGAATGTGAAGTCAGTCATCGTGCCTAACACGAATCATCTGAAGGGGATTCCGGCAGCAGCAGCAGCAGGAATCGTTGCGGGAGATTCGGACAAAGAACTGGAGGTGATTGCAGAAGTTACGCCAGATGAAACCAGACAGATGAAGGAATTCCTGGATGACACGGAAATCAGGGTGGAGCATGTGGATAACGGCATTACCTTTGATATCATCGTAACTCTGTATAAGGGGGATTCCTACGCCAAGGTCCGCATCGCCAATTATCATACCAATATCGTGCTGATCGAAAAGAATGGGGAGATTCTTAAGCAGGTAGAGGTGGCCGGTGAGGAGGAGGAAGGTCTGACCGACAGAAGCCTGCTCAACATGGAGGATATCTGGGATTTTATCAATACAGTGGACATTGAGGATATCCGGGAAGTGCTGGACCGTCAGATTAAGTACAACTGGGCCATTGCCCAGGAGGGGTTAAAAGGGGATTACGGCGCCAATATCGGCTCTGTTCTTCTGGAAATGTCTGGAAATGACGTCCGCACCAGGGCCAAGGCCATGGCAGCAGCAGGTTCTGACGCCAGGATGAATGGCTGTGAACTGCCGGTCATCATCAATTCGGGAAGCGGCAACCAGGGTATCACTGCCTCTGTTCCCGTGCTGGTATATGCGGAGGAATTTAAGGTGGATGAGGATAAGAAGTACAGGGCCCTGGCTCTGTCCAACCTGACAGCCATCCATCAGAAAACGCCCATCGGCAGGCTTTCCGCTTACTGCGGAGCTGTCAGCGCCGGGGCAGGCGCCGGAGCAGGGATTGCTTACCTGTGCGGCGGCGGTTTTAAAGAAGTCGTACATACGGTTGTAAACGCCCTTGCCATTGTGTCGGGCATTGTCTGCGATGGGGCAAAGGCTTCCTGTGCAGCCAAGATTGCCTCGGCAGTGGACGCGGGAATTCTGGGCTACAACATGTATATACGCGGTCAGCAGTTTTACGGGGGAGACGGCATCGTCACCAAGGGTGTCGAGGCCACACTTAAGAACGTTGGTCGCCTTGGAAAAGAAGGGATGAAGGAGACCAATGAGGAAATCATAAAAATCATGATTGGAGAATAA
- a CDS encoding dicarboxylate/amino acid:cation symporter, with amino-acid sequence MKKITGSLPFRLLLGVILGIIVGQLAGSGLMHVVVTIKYILNQVIVFCVPLIIIGFIAPSITRLGNNASKMLGVAIIIAYVSSIGAALFSMTAGFLMIPHLSIATEVEGLKDLPAIVFQLDIPQIMPVMSALVFSLLLGLAATWTRAAVVTQVLEEFQQIVLSIVTKVVIPILPVFIAFTFCALSYEGTITKQLPVFLQVVIIVMIGHYIWLALLYAIGGVYSGKNPFDVIKNYGPAYITAVGTMSSAATLAVALRCAKKSQPPLRDDMVDFGIPLFANIHLCGSVLTEVFFVMTISKILYGTIPSLGTMILFCALLGVFAIGAPGVPGGTVMASLGLITGVLGFDETGTALMLTIFALQDSFGTACNVTGDGALTMILTGFAEKHGIKRQKIESGL; translated from the coding sequence ATGAAAAAAATAACAGGCAGTTTACCGTTTCGGTTGCTTCTGGGCGTTATCCTGGGCATCATAGTCGGCCAGCTGGCCGGAAGCGGCCTTATGCATGTTGTTGTGACAATCAAATACATCCTGAATCAGGTCATTGTTTTCTGTGTGCCTCTTATCATTATCGGATTCATTGCCCCTTCCATCACAAGGCTGGGCAACAATGCATCCAAAATGCTGGGAGTTGCAATTATTATTGCCTATGTTTCATCGATCGGAGCAGCCCTTTTTTCTATGACGGCAGGTTTCCTTATGATTCCCCACCTGTCCATTGCCACTGAGGTGGAGGGATTAAAGGATTTGCCGGCAATCGTGTTCCAGTTAGATATACCTCAAATTATGCCTGTGATGAGCGCCCTGGTGTTCTCACTGCTTCTGGGCCTGGCCGCCACATGGACCAGGGCCGCGGTGGTTACTCAGGTGCTGGAGGAGTTCCAGCAGATTGTGCTGTCCATTGTTACCAAGGTGGTAATTCCCATCCTTCCTGTGTTTATCGCATTTACATTCTGCGCCCTTTCCTATGAGGGGACTATTACAAAACAGCTTCCTGTGTTCCTTCAGGTAGTCATCATTGTCATGATTGGCCATTATATCTGGCTGGCCCTGCTGTATGCCATCGGCGGCGTCTATTCAGGCAAGAATCCGTTTGATGTCATAAAGAATTACGGACCCGCCTATATTACCGCGGTAGGCACCATGTCGTCCGCGGCCACACTGGCTGTGGCCCTGCGCTGCGCCAAGAAATCACAGCCGCCACTGAGGGATGATATGGTGGATTTCGGCATTCCGCTGTTTGCCAACATCCATCTGTGCGGTTCTGTTCTGACAGAGGTATTCTTTGTAATGACCATTTCCAAGATTCTCTACGGAACCATACCGTCCCTGGGTACCATGATTTTGTTCTGCGCACTTTTAGGCGTGTTTGCCATCGGAGCGCCCGGTGTTCCCGGAGGCACGGTTATGGCTTCTCTGGGTCTGATTACAGGCGTACTGGGATTTGACGAAACAGGGACAGCGCTGATGCTCACCATCTTTGCTCTTCAGGACAGCTTCGGAACCGCCTGCAACGTGACCGGTGACGGTGCCCTGACCATGATTCTTACAGGCTTTGCCGAGAAACATGGAATCAAGAGGCAGAAGATTGAAAGCGGGCTGTGA